One segment of Ktedonobacteraceae bacterium DNA contains the following:
- the tuf gene encoding elongation factor Tu (EF-Tu; promotes GTP-dependent binding of aminoacyl-tRNA to the A-site of ribosomes during protein biosynthesis; when the tRNA anticodon matches the mRNA codon, GTP hydrolysis results; the inactive EF-Tu-GDP leaves the ribosome and release of GDP is promoted by elongation factor Ts; many prokaryotes have two copies of the gene encoding EF-Tu): MVMPGDHIDMTVELIQPVAMEEGVKFAIREGGRTVGAGICTRVES, translated from the coding sequence ATGGTGATGCCCGGCGATCACATCGACATGACGGTGGAGTTGATCCAGCCAGTGGCGATGGAAGAGGGCGTCAAGTTTGCCATTCGTGAGGGTGGTCGAACCGTGGGCGCTGGCATCTGCACCAGGGTCGAGAGCTAA